One region of Choristoneura fumiferana chromosome 3, NRCan_CFum_1, whole genome shotgun sequence genomic DNA includes:
- the Set2 gene encoding SET domain containing 2, whose amino-acid sequence MARRRKAAAKPATRRMPRRGKQAAAAAAEGESSTSVEPAAPEAPAELDPPAEPSTPAAETPDTPASESQEPQVHQTVKPTPIPTVVLHKKFGKYRCLFNNEDSFNRRYDVGSDSETNSSVEIRVVDPCASSESDSNAAIDTQSDTASGVVNFKSLNNLPNARSQINSSNMSPVIMLNTLPINSEVPITNEMQPTKELPVISNLPETSEIPLPCEPSLISEVPLPCGTPRICEIPLPSEIPLPTGILNPSDIPLPTEQPISSEISFQTEVPLVSEIPFPSAPPLADIPFPSDTLYPQLQMTNAISLPMGIPLLNDIPMPPEQPSTNKSSENYSTAVTADPIALNTEIGEKRLDHTEERNFVNKENVNSVITAEQEQMEYAGDDEELITIVQIVEDDHHELYYNMNLDSPNDENKEQRAEKKEQDSEFQKHFENLNINTSVTNSLSMDCCEPGTRAQISDQQLSKESTGEVLGRPDPSLTPSSILSDDSNSSRAAEPAINFSNESAESSPTGVRRSSRIKTISSQKQKSKGYGLVKTPLKKALITQTKLKLEEHSSDSQEKSGEATVNNGPNSPSFPVPSDLPVKVKSRWRRSSELEMGANSPANSPLASPSLPQRLHPVPEALNPDVDEAVLALSKEAYDKIIDERMQQFQHLDENEYLCERMISKDTKKMICDCFMTKEEIERGELGCGEDCLNRLLMIECNSRCPVGDRCTNRRFERRENGALKVFYADKKGCGVEAADDIASGDFLMEYVGEVLDYEQFYKRAQTYSDENNLHHYFMSLKGDTVIDATMKGNISRFINHSCDPNAETQKWTVNGELRIGFFSKRDIIAGEEITFDYQFKRFGKEAQRCYCGAASCRGWIGAEPDSEDDEEEEDDDVSTSKTAAPVSEEPLAADLPAAPRPRPRRPKRDRTYKAQADLEQDADIEEDLEALNRTGVKNQSHTLRLSRTVVRAKTRRAQAALLRLLRDADLPCRRLFLDYRGLRLLAPWCADATPDFRLEMLQTVDRLPITNKTMVSESRFFTIVERWLADAPQEYIDEATGLPVELPNRTLEDSAPEKNKENAAIMERVRDLSNQLLERWSSLKEVFKIPKKERIQQMKEHERQANVERRAADSSGSRDRDRRDDRERERDRERERERERERDRERERDRERERERERERERDRYRDRDRDREKDDRDRRKRRGSPEGRRSIRLNERVLAAVPPMSKEERRRAFAEAAAAADETRRQRDHYTHYWPDPAAYPQMFPPGMMGAPPNIMPPMVPPGMPPGMAPGMPQGMPQGMPQGMPQGMPQGMPQGMSQGMPPGMPPGMPPGMPPGMLTGMPQDIPPEWIGPSGEFQGPPGFCPTFGGPQQFCMPQANIMGMSSFGMGGFMFGQQMPPGAFPPTPQPAEAMLPGPSIGQESLEPAEVVLPSMWRSALDQRGRTYYYHVKLRQPQWQPPPPPNDDDSSSEEEEELATVPEAGLSRRPKGKLVEGVNGIYEVIKEDLHNGLIPDHALVSVKTRKRRPGLVSERPISPRTEEDKLAGRQEVKRYKQTKEKLRRRRERLLQRVRELTRSRSARNAQLDLKMIELADSDSDSEPEIEEEVRSSNLSRWKPPPAPSPPSPPAQDADEAARKIKEHFRSSMARVMVHHLNPYRHSDAPAGRITCTADFKHLARKLTHFVMLKELKHCRSVDELVVTDSVRSKAKEFVKKYMAKFGPVYRRPAEEAD is encoded by the exons ATGGCAAGGCGAAGGAAGGCAGCAGCGAAGCCCGCGACGCGGCGGATGCCCCGACGAGGCAAGCAGGCTGCGGCCGCGGCCGCGGAAGGCGAGTCGTCGACCTCTGTTGAGCCCGCCGCGCCCGAAGCCCCCGCCGAACTAGACCCGCCCGCCGAGCCCTCCACGCCCGCCGCAGAGACCCCAGATACCCCAGCATCAGAATCACAGGAACCACAAGTCCATCAGACTGTGAAACCAACCCCTATACCTACTGTAGTACTACACAAGAAATTCGGCAAGTATCGCTGTCTATTCAACAATGAAGACTCCTTCAACAGAAGATATGATGTCGGGAGTGATAGTGAAACTAATAGCAGTGTGGAAATAAGGGTTGTTGACCCATGTGCTAGTTCAGAATCAGACTCTAATGCAGCGATTGATACTCAATCAGACACTGCCAGTggtgtggtaaatttcaaatcactGAATAACTTACCTAATGCCAGAAGCCAGATTAACAGCTCAAATATGTCTCCTGTGATAATGTTAAACACACTGCCAATTAACTCAGAAGTTCCAATCACAAATGAAATGCAACCAACAAAGGAGTTACCGGTTATAAGTAATTTGCCTGAAACTTCTGAGATTCCTCTTCCTTGTGAGCCATCTTTGATCTCTGAAGTGCCTTTACCATGTGGAACACCAAGGATATGTGAGATTCCTTTACCCTCTGAAATTCCTTTACCTACTGGTATACTGAATCCTTCTGACATACCATTACCCACTGAACAGCCAATCTCTTCAGAAATATCTTTTCAGACTGAAGTTCCCCTAGTTTCAGAGATTCCCTTTCCCAGTGCGCCTCCTCTTGCTGATATCCCATTTCCATCAGATACATTATATCCACAATTGCAAATGACTAATGCGATCAGTTTACCAATGGGTATTcctttattaaatgatattccaATGCCTCCTGAACAGCCAAGTACTAACAAATCATCTGAAAATTATTCAACTGCTGTAACAGCAGATCCGATTGCATTGAATACAGAAATAGGAGAAAAGAGATTAGATCACACAGAAGAGAGAAACTTTGTTAACAAAGAAAATGTGAATTCAGTCATCACAGCTGAACAAGAACAAATGGAATATGCAGGTGATGATGAAGAACTAATCACCATAGTCCAAATAGTTGAAGATGACCATCATGAATTGTATTATAATATGAACCTTGACAGTCCAAATGATGAGAACAAAGAGCAGAGGGCAGAAAAGAAAGAACAAGATAGTGAgtttcaaaaacattttgaaaatctTAACATCAACACTTCGGTCACTAATTCATTATCAATGGATTGCTGCGAACCAGGGACTAGAGCTCAAATCTCTGACCAACAACTATCAAAAGAAAGTACTGGAGAGGTTTTGGGTAGACCAGATCCAAGTTTAACACCCAGTTCAATATTGTCTGATGACAGTAACTCTTCAAGAGCTGCAGAACCAGCTATTAACTTCTCGAATGAATCAGCCGAGTCTTCCCCGACTGGTGTGCGTCGATCAAGCCGAATTAAGACTATCAGTAGTCAGAAACAAAAGTCCAAAGGGTATGGATTAGTGAAGACACCACTGAAGAAAGCTTTAATTACCCAGACAAAGCTTAAGCTTGAGGAGCACAGTTCTGACAGTCAAGAGAAATCTGGAGAAGCAACGGTGAATAATGGGCCTAACTCTCCTTCGTTTCCTGTGCCTTCAGATTTACCAGTTAAAGTTAAATCGCGATGGCGACGGTCTAGTGAATTGGAAATGGGGGCCAACTCCCCAGCTAACTCTCCACTAGCCAGTCCAAGCTTACCACAGAGACTGCACCCTGTACCTGAAGCCCTGAACCCTGATGTAGATGAAGCTGTACTAGCTTTGAGTAAGGAAGCTTATGATAAAATAATAGATGAAAGAATGCAGCAATTCCAGCATTTGGATGAGAATGAGTATTTGTGTGAGCGCATGATCAGTAAGGATACAAAGAAAATGATCTGTGACTGTTTTATGACCAAAGAAGAGATTGAAAGAGGGGAGCTGGGGTGCGGAGAAGACTGTTTAAATAGACTGCTCATGATTGAATG TAATTCACGATGTCCTGTTGGTGACCGCTGTACTAATAGAAGATTCGAGAGACGTGAGAATGGGGCATTGAAAGTATTCTATGCAGACAAGAAGGGATGCGGTGTGGAAGCCGCCGACGATATCGCATC TGGCGACTTCCTGATGGAATACGTAGGCGAGGTGTTAGACTACGAACAGTTCTACAAGCGCGCACAGACCTATTCTGACGAGAACAACCTCCATCACTACTTCATGTCCCTGAAAGGCGACACAGTCATCGACGCGACCATGAAAGGCAATATATCGCGCTTCATCAACCACTCCTGCGATCCAAACGCGGAGACTCAGAAGTGGACAGTTAACGGAGAACTCAGAATAGGGTTCTTTAGCAAAAGGGATATTATAGCTGGTGAAGAGATCACTTTTGATTACCAGTTCAAGCGGTTTGG AAAAGAGGCGCAGCGCTGCTACTGCGGAGCTGCCAGCTGCCGCGGGTGGATCGGCGCCGAGCCCGACTCAGAGGACGATGAGGAG GAGGAGGATGACGACGTGTCGACATCAAAGACGGCGGCGCCGGTGTCGGAGGAGCCGTTGGCGGCCGATTTGccagccgcgccgcgcccgcgcccgcgccgccccaaGCGCGACCGCACCTACAAGGCGCAGGCTGACTTAGAACAGGATGCTGAT ATCGAAGAAGACCTCGAAGCTCTGAACCGCACAGGCGTCAAGAACCAAAGCCACACGCTCCGTCTGTCCCGTACAGTGGTCCGCGCAAAGACGCGCCGTGCCCAGGCGGCGCTGCTGCGGCTGCTGCGCGACGCAGACCTGCCGTGTCGCCGCCTGTTCCTGGACTACCGCGGCCTGAGGCTGCTGGCGCCGTGGTGTGCTGACGCGACGCCAGACTTCAG GCTAGAAATGCTGCAGACTGTGGACCGGTTGCCCATCACCAACAAGACGATGGTTTCCGAGAGCCGCTTCTTCACCATCGTGGAGCGGTGGCTCGCTGACGCGCCGCAGGAATACATCGATGAAGCTACTG GTTTGCCAGTCGAACTTCCCAACAGAACACTAGAGGACAGCGCCCCAgagaaaaacaaagaaaatgcgGCAATAATGGAAAGAGTCAGAGATCTGTCCAACCAGTTGCTGGAACGGTGGTCTAGCTtgaag GAGGTGTTCAAAATTCCCAAAAAAGAGCGTATCCAGCAGATGAAAGAGCACGAGCGGCAAGCGAACGTAGAGCGTCGCGCCGCAGACTCGAGCGGCTCGCGCGACCGCGACCGCCGCGACGACCGCGAACGCGAGCGGGACAGAGAGCGCGAGCGCGAGCGCGAGCGAGAGAG GGACAGAGAGCGCGAAAGGGATAGAGAACGGGAGCGCGAGCGAGAGAGGGAAAGGGAGCGAGACCGCTACAGAGACCGCGACCGGGATCGCGAAAAGGACGATCGCGATAGAAGGAAAAGAAGAGGCAGCCCAGAAGGCAGGAGGAGCataag ACTCAACGAGCGCGTGCTAGCAGCCGTGCCTCCTATGAGCAAGGAGGAGCGGCGGCGCGCCTTTGCCgaggcagccgccgccgccgacgagACGCGCCGCCAACGGGATCACTACACACACTACTGGCCCGACCCCGCCGCCTACCCACAG ATGTTTCCACCAGGCATGATGGGCGCGCCGCCCAATATCATGCCCCCCATGGTTCCTCCGGGCATGCCGCCGGGTATGGCACCTGGAATGCCCCAAGGGATGCCCCAAGGGATGCCCCAGGGCATGCCCCAAGGGATGCCCCAAGGGATGCCCCAGGGCATGTCCCAAGGGATGCCCCCCGGAATGCCGCCTGGCATGCCTCCCGGTATGCCCCCGGGAATGCTGACCGGCATGCCCCAGGATATACCCCCGGAGTGGATAGGACCCTCTGGGGAATTCCAGGGTCCACCCGGATTTTGTCCCACTTTCGGGGGCCCGCAACAGTTCTGCATGCCGCAAGCAAA CATTATGGGCATGAGCAGTTTCGGCATGGGCGGCTTTATGTTCGGCCAGCAGATGCCGCCGGGCGCCTTCCCGCCGACGCCGCAGCCCGCTGAAGCTATGCTGCCG GGCCCCAGTATCGGACAGGAGTCTTTGGAGCCTGCGGAAGTGGTGCTTCCTTCGATGTGGCGGTCGGCACTGGACCAGCGCGGGCGCACGTACTATTATCACGTGAAACTGCGTCAGCCGCAgtggcagccgccgccgccgcccaaTGACG ACGACAGTTCATCAGAGGAGGAAGAGGAGCTTGCGACTGTTCCCGAGGCGGGCCTGTCGCGCCGGCCGAAGGGGAAACTCGTCGAGGGCGTTAACGGCATCTACGAAG TGATAAAAGAGGATTTGCATAACGGTTTGATACCGGACCACGCGCTGGTGAGCGTGAAGACGAGAAAACGGCGGCCGGGGCTGGTGTCCGAGCGACCTATCAGC CCACGTACAGAGGAAGACAAGCTAGCAGGCAGGCAGGAGGTGAAGCGCTACAAGCAAACTAAGGAGAAGCTGCGGCGCCGCCGGGAGCGCCTCCTGCAGCGCGTGCGCGAGCTGacgcgctcgcgcagcgcgcGCAACGCGCAACTAGATCTCAAG ATGATCGAGCTAGCCGATTCAGACTCTGACTCAGAGCCCGAGATCGAGGAAGAAGTG CGCTCATCGAACCTCTCGCGGTGGAAGCCCCCGCCCGCGCCCTCCCCGCCCTCCCCGCCCGCCCAAGACGCGGACGAGGCCGCTCGCAAGATCAAGGAACACTTCAGGAGCAGCATGGCGAGAGTCATGGTGCACCACCTCAACCCGTACCGGCATTCCGACGCGCCCGCAGGCCGGATCACTTGCACCGCGGACTTCAAGCATCTCGCTAGGAAG CTAACCCACTTCGTGATGCTCAAAGAGCTGAAGCACTGTCGCTCCGTGGACGAGCTGGTCGTGACCGACTCGGTCCGTTCCAAAGCCAAGGAGTTCGTCAAGAAGTACATGGCCAAGTTTGGCCCTGTCTACAGGAGGCCCGCGGAGGAGGCCGACTAG